A DNA window from Theobroma cacao cultivar B97-61/B2 chromosome 5, Criollo_cocoa_genome_V2, whole genome shotgun sequence contains the following coding sequences:
- the LOC18599732 gene encoding putative disease resistance protein RGA3, with translation MADPVSIIVGPIVNNIIDTAASLIKGEFLAILNVEKEVKNLSSNLTAISAVLKDAEQRQLDAACGESLRDWLRKLKDVACDAEDILDTFATETFLWKRKKQVRKILAPTNLINKSSVAHKIKEISARLDVIAKQKNDFHLTESSDGGKTPNLPHTPFFVDITADVFGRESDRDELINRMLSNESDTEGDVSVIPIVGMGGLGKTTLAQLIFKDERVKNHFEFKMWVHVTVDFNFGRILKEMIEFHTEMKYSSDVPTRTLESRFLEFLAGKSFLLVLDDVWTDDYQEWEPLQNLLKQGGKGSRVLVTTRNTRVSDIMGTQPPYRLECLPEDECWSLFKKIAFKDCNSLVDTHRKELEVFGRQIVEKCNGLPLAVKAMGGVLRGNIDVNKWKQILRDSVWELEKDQNRTRPKILPALKLSYDHLPSYLKQCYAYCSIFPKAYVFDRKELVKLWMAEAFIQSSGQNSVEETGIEYFNELLMRSFFQILNIDDKVRYRMHDLIHDLAVSVSSPHCCQVKDNNSGIFSEETRHVSLLGQDVENPTLQIVERSTKLRTLLLPGESLKNLGQALDKMFHSLKYIRVLNLSSSSFSELPSSIENLKLLRYLDLSRTEIKVLPNSICNLCNLQTLKLLGCFWLFELPKDLGNLVNLRHLELDEMFWFKCEMLPPRMGNLTSLQNLHAFPVSGTSGHGIEELKNMAKLTKTLHILKLENAVNAAEAKLKEKESLQKLVLEWSGQDVNQEDEIRAERDLEDLQPHSNLKELALHHFKGSNFPLWMTDGLLQNLVRLTLSHCTKCTTLSVGQLPCLRALYIKGMLELEEWPGVQCLSLDRLHIKNCPKLRKVPDLMPNLTVLKIKKCDSLKALPMAPLMFLVLIDNLVLEDWKEGMFIAQDDQGNQVGQPKPTLISLLELKMANCPNIQALPKIFAPQKLEISGCGLITALPVPQFAQRLQHLALDSCSNGTLVRAIPGTNTLYSLVISNISNLTSFPKLPHLPGLKTLYISDCKDLTSLSEDEESLKSLSSLKLLSIQGCSKLESLPDEGLPTGLECLMIVSCPILKSLGTKDTLKSLLSLKDLYLDDCPLIQSFPEDGLPTSLLHLVIHECPLLIEQCQKEDAGSTEWPKIMHVTDQEIDSIRLPSAPDLPKKNKWTPLFGFSKGP, from the exons ATGGCTGATCCAGTTTCTATTATTGTGGGACCTATCGTGAACAATATCATTGACACTGCTGCGTCCTTGATCAAAGGAGAATTTCTGGCGATCCTGAATGTTGAGAAGGAGGTGAAAAATCTGTCAAGCAATCTAACCGCAATTTCAGCTGTGCTTAAAGATGCTGAGCAGAGACAACTGGATGCAGCTTGTGGTGAATCTTTGAGAGATTGGCTTCGAAAGCTCAAAGATGTAGCTTGTGATGCAGAGGACATATTGGACACTTTTGCAACAGAAACTTTCCTCTGGAAGAGAAAGAAGCAGGTTCGCAAAATCCTTGCTCCTACCAACCTCATAAATAAATCCAGTGTTGCACATAAGATCAAAGAAATTTCAGCAAGACTGGATGTGATTGCTAAACAGAAAAACGATTTCCATCTCACAGAAAGTAGTGATGGTGGAAAGACTCCAAACCTCCCACACACCCCTTTCTTTGTAGACATCACTGCAGATGTCTTTGGTAGAGAATCTGATAGAGACGAATTAATAAATCGGATGCTATCAAATGAATCTGATACTGAAGGTGATGTTTCTGTCATTCCTATCGTTGGGATGGGAGGCTTAGGCAAAACAACTCTTGCTCAACTCATCTTTAAAGATGAAAGAGTAAAGAATCATTTTGAGTTTAAGATGTGGGTTCATGTCACAGTTGACTTCAATTTCGGAAGGATACTTAAGGAAATGATAGAATTCCACACTGAAATGAAGTATTCTAGTGACGTACCCACCAGAACCCTAGAGTCACGCTTTCTAGAATTCTTGGCTGGGAAAAGTTTTCTGCTtgttttagatgatgtttggaCTGACGATTACCAAGAGTGGGAGCCACTTCAAAACCTCTTGAAACAAGGAGGTAAGGGCAGTAGAGTTTTGGTCACTACTCGAAACACTAGGGTGTCTGACATTATGGGAACACAACCTCCCTATAGATTGGAATGTTTGCCTGAGGATGAATGTTGGTccttgtttaaaaaaattgcttTCAAAGACTGTAACTCATTGGTTGATACACACAGAAAAGAATTGGAAGTCTTTGGTAGGCAAATTGTGGAAAAGTGTAACGGCTTGCCTTTGGCAGTGAAGGCAATGGGAGGTGTACTGCGTGGTAATATTGATGTAAACAAATGGAAGCAAATCTTAAGAGATAGCGTATGGGAGCTAGAGAAGGATCAGAACCGCACTAGGCCTAAAATTCTGCCTgcattaaaattgagttatGACCACCTACCTTCTTATTTAAAACAGTGTTATGCATATTGCTCTATATTCCCAAAGGCCTATGTTTTTGACAGGAAGGAGTTGGTCAAGCTTTGGATGGCTGAAGCATTTATTCAATCTAGTGGCCAAAATAGTGTGGAGGAGACTGGgattgaatattttaatgagTTGCTAATGAGGTCTTTCTTCCAAATTTTAAACATTGATGACAAGGTGAGATACAGAATGCATGACCTTATCCATGACTTGGCTGTATCAGTTTCAAGCCCCCACTGCTGCCAAGTCAAGGATAACAACTCAGGTATTTTCTCTGAAGAAACTCGTCATGTCTCATTGCTTGGTCAAGATGTAGAGAATCCTACCTTGCAGATTGTTGAAAGATCTACGAAGCTGCGCACACTCCTACTTCCCGGTGAGTCCTTGAAAAACTTGGGGCAGGCGCTTGACAAAATGTTTCATTCTCTTAAATACATTCGTGTTTTGAATCTAAGTTCAAGCTCATTCTCAGAATTGCCAAGCtctattgaaaatttgaagctATTACGATACCTTGATCTCTCTAGAACAGAGATCAAAGTGCTTCCCAACTCAATATGTAACCTCTGCAATCTGCAGACACTCAAGCTCTTAGGGTGCTTTTGGCTGTTTGAACTGCCCAAGGACCTTGGAAACTTGGTTAACCTGCGTCATCTTGAGCTAGATGAGATGTTTTGGTTCAAGTGTGAGATGCTGCCACCAAGAATGGGAAACTTAACCAGTTTGCAAAACTTGCATGCATTCCCAGTCAGTGGCACAAGTGGACATGGCATTGAAGAGCTGAAGAACATGGCCAAGCTTACAAAAACACTGCATATTTTGAAGCTGGAAAATGCAGTGAATGCAGCTGAGGCAAAGCTAAAAGAGAAGGAGAGCCTTCAGAAGCTGGTATTAGAGTGGAGTGGCCAAGACGTCAACCAAGAAGATGAAATCAGAGCAGAGAGGGACCTTGAAGACCTGCAACCTCACTCAAATCTCAAAGAGTTGGCACTTCATCACTTTAAGGGCTCTAATTTTCCTTTGTGGATGACAGACGGTCTGCTTCAAAATTTAGTAAGACTTACCTTAAGTCATTGCACTAAATGCACAACACTCTCTGTTGGTCAGTTACCTTGCCTTAGAGCGCTCTACATCAAAGGGATGCTGGAATTGGAAGAATGGCCAGGAGTTCAATGTCTTTCATTGGATAGACTACATATCAAAAACTGCCCCAAGCTGAGGAAGGTACCGGATTTGATGCCAAATTTAACAGTTCTGAAGATAAAGAAGTGTGATTCATTGAAGGCTCTTCCAATGGCTCCTCTGATGTTTTTAGTACTTATTGACAATCTTGTTCTGGAGGATTGGAAAGAAGGAATGTTCATTGCCCAAGATGATCAAGGCAACCAAGTAGGCCAACCCAAGCCAACTTTGATTAGTCTTTTGGAATTGAAAATGGCAAACTGCCCCAACATACAAGCACTGCCTAAAATATTTGCTCCTCAGAAACTGGAGATAAGTGGGTGTGGTCTCATAACTGCCCTTCCTGTCCCACAGTTCGCCCAACGTCTTCAGCATTTAGCTCTGGACTCGTGCTCTAATGGAACGCTAGTGAGGGCAATTCCGGGAACCAACACTCTCTACTCGCTGGTCATTTCAAACATCTCAAACCTAACCTCTTTCCCAAAATTGCCCCACCTTCCAGGACTTAAGACTCTGTATATCAGTGATTGCAAAGACCTCACTTCTTTGTCTGAAGACGAAGAGTCATTGAAAAGCTTGTCCTCTCTCAAGTTGCTCTCTATCCAGGGCTGTTCAAAGCTTGAATCATTGCCAGATGAAGGTTTACCAACAGGACTTGAGTGTCTAATGATTGTGTCATGCCCCATTCTAAAATCTCTAGGTACCAAAGACACCTTAAAGAGCCTCCTCTCACTCAAGGACTTATATTTAGACGATTGTCCCTTGATTCAGTCCTTTCCCGAGGATGGGCTGCCTACTTCTCTCCTCCATTTGGTGATTCATGAATGTCCCCTGCTGATAGAACAATGCCAAAAGGAAGATGCAGGAAGCACAGAATGGCCAAAGATCATGCACGTTACAGACCAGGAAATTGATTCCATCAGGCTACCTTCAGCCCCAGATTTGCCAAAGAAGAATAAATGGACTCCTTTATTTGGTTTCAGTAAAG GGCCCTAA
- the LOC18599733 gene encoding protein PHLOEM PROTEIN 2-LIKE A1 — translation MNFRKKRVVAAGNKEVFLEHKRKKTWEDASGHKCFMLYPRSLYITWGGHDNWIWNSFKDTSDENIEVAKLSHICWLDVRGKFKLSDLSPGTLYEAVYLVKLTKGASGWELPIKLRLSLPNDRVQERQVSLLQKPRGQWIELNVGNFSTDENGETGETGEVCFDLYEHGGHWKNGLVIKCAILRPKN, via the exons ATGAACTTCAGAAAGAAGAGGGTTGTAGCAGCAGGCAACAAAGAAGTCTTCCTTGAGCACAAGAGAAAG AAAACTTGGGAAGATGCATCAGGTCACAAATGCTTCATGTTGTACCCAAGGTCACTCTACATCACTTGGGGTGGCCATGACAATTGGATTTGGAACAGTTTCAAAGATACAAG TGATGAAAACATCGAAGTAGCCAAACTAAGCCATATATGTTGGCTGGATGtgagaggaaaattcaagCTATCGGACCTTTCCCCTGGAACTTTATACGAGGCTGTGTACCTAGTTAAGTTGACAAAAGGGGCATCTGGTTGGGAACTCCCTATCAAGCTGCGATTATCCCTTCCTAATGATAGAGTCCAAGAAAGGCAAGTCAGCCTTCTGCAGAAGCCTAGAGGGCAATGGATAGAGCTCAACGTCGGCAACTTCAGTACAGATGAGAATGGAGAAACAGGTGAAACAGGAGAAGTTTGCTTTGATCTTTATGAACATGGGGGCCACTGGAAAAATGGTCTTGTTATCAAGTGTGCCATTTTAAGGCCTAAAAACTGA